In Flavobacteriales bacterium, the genomic stretch GAATATCCGTCAAATGGTGCTGCATTTCCTTTGCCGCTTACTTTTAATTGCATACCATCTTCTACTCCAGCAGGTATATTTATGCTTACGACTTCTTCTTTTTGAAGCATGCCGTTGGCGTCTGTGCCACTAGGTCTTTTGTCGATGGTTTTCCCCATCCCTTGACAGGCAGGACACGCTTGAGCAGTTTGCATTTGTCCAAGTATGGTGTTGGTTATTCTAGTGACTTGTCCAGTACCTCGGCATTGGCTACAACTGTTGTAAGTTACACCTTCGGCTTGTACTAATTTTTTAACCTTTATTTTTTTGTCAACTCCCTTGGCGACTTCTTCTAAATTGAGTTTAAGTTTAATTCTTAGGTTCGAGCCTTTGTGTCTTCTAGCTCCACTTCGTCCGCCACCACCAAAGAAGCTTTCGAATCCACCTCCACCACCAAAGATATCGCCAAATTGAGAAAAGATGTCGTCCATATTCATGCCGCCACCTCCGCCAAAGCCACCTCTGTTGCCCATGCCAGCGTGTCCAAATTGGTCGTAACGTTGTTTTTTGTCTGGATTACTTAAGACATCATAGGCTTCAGCAGCTTCTTTAAATTTTTCTTCAGCTTCTTTATTGTCTGGATTTTTATCAGGGTGATATTTGATTGCCATCTTGCGATAGGCTTTTTTAATTTCACTTTCACTAGCCGATTTGCTTACGCCAAGTACTTCGTAATAATCTCTTTTACTCATCTTATTTAGCTATTAGCTACAACCACTTTGGCATAGCGAATTACCTTTTCATTTAAAAAATATCCTTTTTCTACTACATCAATTATTTTGCCTTTCATATCATCTGATGGGGCAGGTATATTAGTAATAGCTTCGTGATAGTCTGTATTAAGTTCTTGTCCTATGGGTTCTTCCATAGCTTTTAGACCTTTTGTTTCAAGAATATTTTTTAGTTTGTTGTAAATCAAAACAACACCTTCGTCTTCTTGTTTTTGATTGGCTTTTATTGAACGCTCAAAATCATCAAGGACTGGCAGTAATGCTGTTAGAACACTTTCGCCGGCGGTCTTGTATAAGTCCATACGTTCTTTAGCGGTTCTCTTTTTAAAATTTTCAAACTCTGCAAAAAGTCGCAAATGTTTATCGTTAAGTTCAGCAAATTTTTCTTCTATAGTCAGTTCTTGCTTTACTTCTTTGGCTTTTTCTTCTTTTTTCGTTTCTTTCTTTTTCTTTGCCATCTTTAAAATAAAAATTAATCTTTACTACTTATCTATGACAAAAAAAGTGCCAATAGCTAAATGTTAGACATTTTGTCAGAAAATATACTTTTTTTAAAGCCGAAAGTTTGGGTTAGTTAATTTTTTTGGAATTCAAGAAGTTGTTTAATTCTTCTCCTTTCAAATTTTTAGCAATAATAACACCACCTCCATCAATTATGAAAGTTTGAGGAATTGAGCGAACTCCATATATAGCAGCGCCGTCAGACTGCCAGCCCTTGAGGTCACTGACGTGGTATTCCCAAAACAGTTTGTCCTTAGTCATCGCTTTAAGCCAACTACTAAATTTCTTATCCAAAGAAACGCTATACACTTCAAGACCATTTCCGTTTTCAAATTTTTGATTTTTGAATTTGTTGTAGGTCTTTACTAGATTTGGATTTTCTCTTCTGCAAGGTCCACACCACGAAGCCCAAAAATCAATAATGACATACTTTCCTTTTA encodes the following:
- the dnaJ gene encoding molecular chaperone DnaJ produces the protein MSKRDYYEVLGVSKSASESEIKKAYRKMAIKYHPDKNPDNKEAEEKFKEAAEAYDVLSNPDKKQRYDQFGHAGMGNRGGFGGGGGMNMDDIFSQFGDIFGGGGGFESFFGGGGRSGARRHKGSNLRIKLKLNLEEVAKGVDKKIKVKKLVQAEGVTYNSCSQCRGTGQVTRITNTILGQMQTAQACPACQGMGKTIDKRPSGTDANGMLQKEEVVSINIPAGVEDGMQLKVSGKGNAAPFDGYSGDLIVLIEVEAHQELKRENNNLHYDCYISLVDAVLGNDVVIPTISGKAKIKIESGTQSGKILRLKNKGLPSLNGYGKGDLLVHINVWTPQNLTKEEQKIFNSFKDSKSFTPNPTASDKSFFERVKDMFN
- a CDS encoding nucleotide exchange factor GrpE, with translation MAKKKKETKKEEKAKEVKQELTIEEKFAELNDKHLRLFAEFENFKKRTAKERMDLYKTAGESVLTALLPVLDDFERSIKANQKQEDEGVVLIYNKLKNILETKGLKAMEEPIGQELNTDYHEAITNIPAPSDDMKGKIIDVVEKGYFLNEKVIRYAKVVVANS
- a CDS encoding TlpA family protein disulfide reductase, giving the protein MKSFKIYLILAFLISSFNLDAQSLNIGDKAPELAFKNPKEEVLKLSSLKGKYVIIDFWASWCGPCRRENPNLVKTYNKFKNQKFENGNGLEVYSVSLDKKFSSWLKAMTKDKLFWEYHVSDLKGWQSDGAAIYGVRSIPQTFIIDGGGVIIAKNLKGEELNNFLNSKKIN